In the Topomyia yanbarensis strain Yona2022 chromosome 3, ASM3024719v1, whole genome shotgun sequence genome, one interval contains:
- the LOC131694155 gene encoding uncharacterized protein LOC131694155 isoform X2 — protein sequence MAKKGKAKNGPVKTEAPAADAPVAAETAPTVAVKPAEEPIELAEKPIEEPKIVEATKSIETKKPASPKQKQKAPTKPEKEVKPKEASAKEPTSQIIAPVPNGTVAPGESTAAEGTASEAEGVQTLKRKRNRRNRKKKATGEGAEAEQQQQQSQPTPDDQKPKKEHKKKRAKRLRALALAEAAATAQIAAAEGAIASTAADVQKQPDNVDQLKKKIEIAEKVLQQVQQQAHEEQKKADSLKPDQQNKNNKRNRKDSDSQKLIQKEAEVKKITEEKKEILSEAKKLQEQKAKKQQEIQKLLAEKALKDEEAKRLIEEKNRKVAEAAKLNEQKARIEAVEQKINELEQLKIELPVKQEPQQQQQQQRERKESETNKQKKQQRDRKDSEATKKANEQHAKNDSAKKETEPKKSVEQKSPAEKKTNKATADKTPTDKVAAVEKTVQGKAASDKSAAVKAAAAGNGASEKVTSQKAAPEKTTAVDKVDAEKASADKLAAEQAIAEKIAAEKAAAEKAATEKAAAEKAAAEKAATEKAAAAKAAAEKAAAEKAAAVKAAADKAAAEKAAAEKAAAEKAAAEKTAAEKAAAEKAAIEKAATEKAAAQKAAAEKAAAIKAAADKIAKAVAEKAAAEKAAAEKAAAEKAAAEKAAAEKAAAEKAAAEKAAAEKAAAEKAAAEKVAAQKAATEKAAAEKAAAEKAAAEKAAAEKAAAEKVAAQKAAAEKAAAEKAAAEKAAAEKAAAEKVAAQEAAAEKAAAEKVAAEKTATAKIAAEKAAAEKAAAEKVAAEKAAADKAAAEKAAAEKVAAQKAAAEKAAAEKAAAEKDATAKIAAEKAAAEKAAAEKVAAEKAAAEKAAAEKAAAEKAAAAKAAAEKAAAEKATAEKAAVEKAAAEKAAIEKAAAEKAAVEKAAAEKATVEKAAAEKAAAEKASEKAITEKVTAEKLATVKAAPEKAATDKTLAEKSAAEKASTEKATNDKAPATDKPTAEKDATVKTVTVIPETANGCTDTKKQDNKQPEKKQIDSKQKTDSKGNNKKSKRTPKSSVSEDEKLTGSKNVESSDFVSSVKPEPVVAKSLETAAITAVAAACPVAASKPEESKPATPAKPSPIDPKKTASPAKTNGAPTKTKPHPAPTNAAKPQTPSKSPEKTLPKVSTPIPTKKAPSPPKTLPSRASPKPGTPPTTPKPTKKPELPPKPEFLKKKSPSVDKEKLPTAKSSTPPAIPPSPAAEAAPPQVPSATPAPSPALEPSTTSASATSATVLPTPDANTAAATRLTEELNGSGAKKGSTSPNKQKPLPKKPEVPPKPDVHNKSAVKMKTPIKQPNATGAKSSTSDSRSPATEQSRSEAFKKNMEIISTLADILLSYPKRKKNSDPTDNPSPPTSSTPSINTVDNTKTQPQPDAENAQEPKPKKSKSNLNLERILSILQSTQKPCSNDSDVSSILGSGSPGADATPSSSSPLPSPSASVPLPALVPMASADPTSPHQALLTQDAIRILMPTLQEVNVKFNVEKQLAALNATAAAAKLMPKTLPADTETTEEDELEEEFEEEEESIEYKFAPRPVFLATNCQICKNPLRNIIQCESCRMVSYCTEEHRRSDFATHKDLCGVIVEHATRRGGHIYNMAHKLTDDEYRNLRVHTLNQSEQMLKRPLQPFEREILLFPRSCCSPSCREWRQDLLTECKECRQISFCAEHPDHLLPTHKKWCKSFFLFQKLILRQKLLGRIEPVLPVRVAGKSFTIPPNIDEVLKMLYKNSNALRDECVYATLTQIATAPLTALHGYLQTGLKPTETFTIHLVGAELQFEGDTLDKWEAFFLHIVPEITELRVVFVGPELNVENLPIDIISRIRMCRTCRLKCRAVKFDFQCRRLYHDYRQDSCYTQPNLICFFNPGLHRATGFGCLNTWPKTVVAATSANCPILVTAYTEYECPLDLARLQKESSRPLEVVHEPAPNPFASQRPDRNFISAEIAPLIFKNYYYFIVK from the exons ATGGCGAAAAAGGGGAAAGCTAAAAATGGACCTGTGAAAACGGAGGCTCCTGCTGCTGATGCACCTGTAGCAGCAGAAACAGCCCCAACTGTGGCTGTGAAACCCGCGGAGGAACCTATTGAACTAGCTGAGAAACCAATCGAAGAGCCCAAAATCGTAGAAGCAACGAAATCTATTGAGACGAAAAAGCCTGCATCACCCAAACAGAAACAGAAAGCTCCAACTAAACCAGAAAAAGAAGTTAAACCTAAAGAAGCGTCAGCCAAAGAACCAACCAGCCAGATTATCGCCCCCGTTCCGAATGGAACAGTAGCTCCGGGAGAATCTACGGCAGCCGAAGGAACCGCTAGCGAGGCAGAAGGTGTCCAAACATTAAAACGGAAGCGTAACCGCCGCAACCGAAAAAAGAAAGCAACCGGAGAAGGTGCGGAAGCTgaacaacagcaacagcagagTCAACCGACACCAGacgaccaaaaaccaaaaaaagaacaCAAGAAGAAGCGCGCGAAAAGGCTGCGTGCTTTGGCCCTGGCCGAGGCAGCTGCAACCGCTCAAATTGCCGCGGCCGAAGGTGCTATCGCTAGCACAGCCGCCGATGTTCAAAAGCAACCTGACAACGTAGATCAGCTGAAAAAGAAGATCGAGATAGCGGAAAAAGTACTCCAACAAGTGCAGCAGCAGGCTCATGAAGAGCAGAAGAAAGCAGATAGCTTGAAACCGGACCAGcagaataaaaacaataaacgtAACCGCAAAGATTCCGATTCGCAGAAGCTCATACAAAAGGAGGCAGAGGTAAAGAAAATCACAGAGGAAAAGAAAGAGATTTTAAGTGAGGCTAAGAAGTTACAGGAGCAGAAAGCCAAAAAACAACAAGAGATACAGAAGCTGCTTGCTGAAAAGGCTCTAAAAGATGAAGAAGCTAAGAGGCTCATAGAAGAAAAGAACCGCAAGGTTGCGGAGGCAGCTAAGCTTAATGAACAGAAAGCTCGCATCGAAGCTGTCGAACAGAAGATTAACGAATTGGAACAGTTGAAAATAGAGCTCCCTGTCAAGCAGGAgccgcaacaacaacaacaacaacagcgaGAAAGAAAGGAATCTGAGACGAACAAACAAAAGAAACAGCAACGAGATAGAAAAGATTCGGAAGCTACTAAAAAAGCTAACGAACAGCATGCAAAAAACGATTCAGCGAAAAAAGAAACTGAACCCAAGAAATCGGTAGAGCAAAAATCACCAGCTgaaaagaaaacaaacaaaGCAACAGCTGATAAAACCCCCACTGACAAAGTTGCTGCTGTAGAAAAGACTGTGCAAGGAAAGGCTGCCTCTGACAAATCTGCCGCAGTAAAAGCTGCCGCTGCTGGAAATGGTGCTTCAGAAAAAGTAACATCACAGAAAGCAGCCCCGGAGAAAACCACCGCTGTTGATAAAGTCGACGCTGAAAAAGCTAGTGCTGATAAACTAGCTGCAGAACAAGCAATCGCAGAGAAAATTGCGGCTGAAAAAGCGGCGGCGGAAAAGGCAGCCACTGAAAAAGCAGCCGCAGAAAAGGCTGCCGCTGAAAAAGCTGCCACTGAGAAGGCGGCCGCTGCAAAGGCTGCTGCTGAAAAAGCTGCCGCTGAAAAAGCCGCTGCAGTAAAAGCTGCTGCTGATAAAGCTGCTGCTGAAAAGGCTGCTGCTGAAAAAGCTGCTGCAGAAAAAGCCGCTGCGGAAAAAACTGCTGCAGAAAAAGCCGCTGCGGAAAAAGCCGCCATAGAAAAGGCCGCTACAGAAAAAGCCGCTGCACAAAAGGCAGCTGCAGAAAAAGCCGCCGCTATTAAGGCTGCTGCTGATAAGATCGCCAAGGCTGTCGCTGAGAAGGCCGCAGCTGAGAAGGCCGCTGCTGAGAAAGCTGCTGCTGAGAAGGCTGCTGCTGAGAAGGCTGCTGCTGAGAAGGCTGCTGCTGAGAAGGCTGCTGCTGAGAAGGCTGCTGCTGAGAAGGCTGCTGCTGAGAAGGCTGCAGCAGAGAAGGTAGCTGCTCAGAAGGCTGCCACTGAGAAGGCCGCCGCTGAGAAGGCCGCTGCTGAGAAGGCCGCTGCTGAGAAGGCTGCTGCTGAGAAGGCTGCAGCTGAGAAGGTCGCTGCTCAAAAGGCCGCTGCTGAAAAGGCTGCCGCTGAAAAGGCCGCTGCTGAGAAGGCCGCTGCTGAGAAGGCTGCTGCTGAGAAGGTCGCTGCTCAGGAGGCTGCTGCTGAAAAGGCTGCCGCTGAAAAGGTTGCCGCTGAGAAAACCGCCACTGCAAAGATCGCTGCTGAGAAGGCCGCTGCTGAAAAGGCCGCCGCTGAAAAGGTTGCTGCTGAAAAGGCCGCTGCTGACAAGGCCGCTGCTGAGAAGGCTGCTGCTGAGAAGGTCGCTGCTCAGAAGGCTGCTGCTGAAAAGGCTGCCGCTGAAAAGGCTGCCGCTGAGAAAGACGCCACTGCAAAGATCGCTGCTGAGAAGGCCGCTGCTGAAAAGGCCGCCGCTGAAAAGGTTGCTGCTGAAAAGGCCGCAGCTGAGAAGGCCGCTGCTGAGAAAGCCGCTGCTGAGAAGGCCGCAGCAGCAAAGGCTGCAGCCGAGAAAGCTGCTGCTGAGAAAGCTACTGCTGAGAAAGCAGCAGTAGAGAAAGCCGCTGCTGAGAAGGCTGCCATTGAAAAGGCCGCCGCTGAGAAGGCTGCTGTTGAAAAGGCTGCCGCTGAAAAAGCTACCGTTGAAAAGGCCGCCGCTGAGAAGGCTGCCGCTGAAAAGGCCTCTGAGAAGGCCATCACTGAAAAGGTAACTGCTGAGAAGCTCGCCACTGTTAAGGCTGCACCCGAGAAAGCAGCCACCGATAAGACTTTAGCAGAAAAATCTGCCGCTGAGAAGGCTAGTACAGAGAAAGCTACGAACGACAAGGCACCTGCTACCGATAAACCAACAGCCGAAAAAGATGCAACCGTAAAAACCGTAACCGTGATCCCGGAGACTGCTAACGGATGTACTGACACAAAGAAACAAGATAACAAACAACCCGAAAAGAAACAAATAGACAGCAAACAGAAAACAGACAGTAAAGGGAATAATAAAAAGAGCAAACGAACTCCAAAAAGTAGTGTTTCCGAAGATGAAAAACTTACCGGTTCAAAAAACGTGGAAAGCAGCGATTTTGTCTCATCTGTTAAACCCGAACCAGTTGTAGCAAAATCGCTAGAAACCGCCGCCATTACTGCTGTTGCCGCTGCTTGTCCTGTCGCTGCATCGAAGCCAGAAGAATCCAAACCTGCAACGCCCGCAAAACCTTCTCCGATCGATCCGAAGAAGACAGCATCACCTGCCAAAACTAACGGAGCGCCAACGAAAACCAAACCACACCCTGCTCCGACGAACGCTGCTAAACCACAAACACCTTCAAAGTCACCCGAAAAGACACTGCCTAAAGTATCCACCCCGATTCCCACCAAGAAAGCACCGTCCCCGCCTAAAACGCTCCCGTCCCGAGCCTCACCTAAGCCAGGAACTCCTCCAACAACTCCAAAACCTACTAAAAAACCTGAACTTCCCCCCAAACCTGAATTCCTCAAGAAGAAGTCTCCTTCGGTAGATAAGGAGAAGCTGCCAACAGCTAAATCGTCAACTCCTCCTGCAATACCACCGTCTCCTGCCGCAGAAGCTGCTCCACCACAGGTACCAAGTGCAACCCCAGCTCCTAGTCCTGCTCTTGAACCATCCACCACTTCTGCTTCTGCTACTTCTGCCACCGTTCTTCCTACTCCGGATGCTAACACTGCCGCTGCCACCCGGTTAACGGAAGAACTGAACGGATCTGGTGCGAAAAAAGGTTCCACTAgtccaaacaaacaaaaaccccTCCCCAAAAAACCGGAAGTTCCCCCAAAACCCGACGTCCACAACAAAAGCGCAGTGAAGATGAAGACCCCaatcaagcaacccaatgccaCCGGAGCGAAATCATCGACG TCTGATTCTAGGTCCCCAGCCACGGAGCAAAGTAGATCGgaagcatttaaaaaaaatatggaaattATTTCCACCCTCGCCGATATCCTACTGTCCTATCCCAAGAGAAAGAAAAATTCCGATCCAACAGACAATCCTAGCCCACCAACCTCATCCACACCATCTATTAATACAGTAGACAACACAAAAACCCAACCACAACCAGATGCAGAGAACGCGCAAGAACCAAAACCTAAGAAATCAAAATCGAACCTTAATCTTGAGCGCATTCTATCGATTCTGCAAAGTACACAAAAACCATGTTCCAATGACAGCGATGTGAGCAGTATCCTCGGTTCTGGTTCTCCCGGCGCAGACGCAACGCCGTCTTCATCCTCACCATTGCCATCACCATCTGCATCCGTGCCACTTCCTGCATTAGTGCCGATGGCGAGCGCCGATCCAACTTCACCCCACCAAGCCCTTCTAACCCAAGATGCTATCCGTATTTTGATGCCTACCTTGCAGGAGGTAAACGTAAAGTTCAACGTCGAAAAACAATTGGCGGCCCTCAATGCGACCGCAGCAGCCGCCAAACTAATGCCGAAGACACTTCCCGCCGATACGGAAACAACAGAAGAAGATGAACTCGAGGAAGAGTTTGAAGAGGAGGAAGAATCGATTGAATACAAATTTGCCCCTCGGCCGGTATTCCTCGCCACTAATTGTCAG ATATGCAAGAATCCGCTTAGAAACATAATCCAGTGTGAAAGTTGCCGTATGGTTTCATACTGTACCGAAGAGCATCGACGTTCAGATTTTGCAACTCACAAGGATCTGTGCGGTGTTATCGTGGAACACGCTACGCGAAGAG GGGGACACATCTACAACATGGCGCACAAGTTAACAGATGATGAGTATCGCAACCTTCGGGTGCATACTTTGAACCAGTCAGAACAAATGTTGAAACGGCCTCTTCAACCATTTGAACGAGAAATCCTGCTGTTCCCACGATCATGCTGTTCACCTAGCTGTCGCGAGTGGAGACAGGATCTATTGACCGAGTGCAAAGAGTGTCGTCAAATTTCTTTCTGCGCCGAGCATCCTGACCATCTGTTACCAACTCACAAGAAATGGTGCAAATCATTTTTCCTCTTTCAAAAGCTAATCCTTCGGCAGAAACTGCTTGGTCGCATCGAGCCAGTCCTACCAGTTCGAGTAGCCGGGAAATCGTTCACCATCCCACCAAACATCGACGAGGTTCTTAAGATGCTATACAAAAATTCAAACG CACTCCGAGACGAATGTGTTTACGCAACGCTGACACAGATCGCCACCGCACCGTTGACCGCCCTTCACGGATACCTACAAACGGGCCTAAAACCAACGGAAACCTTCACCATCCATTTGGTCGGTGCAGAGTTGCAGTTTGAAGGTGACACCCTGGACAAGTGGGAAGCATTCTTCCTTCACATTGTACCGGAAATCACCGAGCTGAGGGTGGTGTTCGTTGGCCCGGAACTGAACGTCGAAAATCTACCCATCGACATTATTAGCCGAATTAG AATGTGCCGAACTTGTCGCCTCAAGTGCCGAGCCGTCAAATTTGACTTCCAGTGCCGCCGACTGTACCACGATTACCGGCAGGACTCATGTTACACCCAGCCGAATCTGATCTGCTTCTTCAACCCAGGACTTCACCGAGCGACCGGATTCGGTTGTTTGAATACATGGCCCAAAACAGTGGTTGCTGCCACAAGCGCCAACTGTCCCATTCTGGTAACAGCATATACGGAATACGAATGCCCGCTGGACCTAGCCCGATTGCAGAAGGAATCCAGCCGACCGCTAGAAGTGGTCCACGAACCGGCACCCAATCCCTTCGCTTCTCAAAGACCAGACCGAAATTTCATATCAGCAGAGATCGCTCCGTTGATTTTCAAAAACTACTACTACTTCATCGTGAAATAG